The Candidatus Saccharibacteria bacterium genome has a segment encoding these proteins:
- a CDS encoding MFS transporter, translated as MNSKLEQKMKRNLKLLYILRAIRSFGVFAPVIVLFFQENGLSQTEVFALQSIFAAAIVLLEVPSGYFADVFGRRISVVLGGLFTALGFGGYALASGFAQFLPMEILIGIGLSFLSGADQALARDSLIALSRESYYRKFESRAHELSSWSSALAALTGGFIALISLQSVIVAQAIVTALLVPFSLLIIEPPRTKPTGKNPWKQVKKIVRYSLREHQQLKWLIAYGAVVTTLTHTMFWLTQPLFEQVGVPLGWFGALTALLFVSQGLSAKVSIWYEQKLGKRRALKSFVLIGTVSYVLIGAFTLVWMLPVLLGFQFIRGAAMPVMSDYVHEHVESDIRATVMSVNSLASKLFYTFAGPVVGLVVDNYSLSAGLWFSALLYGTLGWFVLSRMNRNGDL; from the coding sequence ATGAACAGTAAACTAGAACAAAAAATGAAGCGAAACCTGAAACTGCTGTATATTTTGCGAGCCATACGGTCATTTGGTGTGTTTGCTCCTGTAATTGTTCTGTTCTTTCAAGAAAACGGGCTTAGCCAGACCGAAGTGTTTGCGCTGCAGTCTATCTTTGCAGCAGCGATCGTACTGCTAGAGGTGCCGAGCGGCTACTTCGCAGATGTCTTTGGGCGCCGAATAAGCGTGGTGCTTGGAGGACTGTTTACTGCACTTGGTTTTGGAGGTTACGCGCTAGCGAGTGGCTTTGCGCAATTTTTGCCGATGGAAATACTTATCGGAATTGGCCTCAGTTTCCTAAGTGGAGCAGACCAAGCACTAGCCAGAGATAGTTTGATCGCTTTGAGCCGCGAGAGCTACTACCGCAAGTTTGAATCCAGAGCGCACGAGCTGAGTAGCTGGTCATCTGCTCTAGCAGCACTTACCGGCGGCTTTATTGCTCTTATTAGCCTGCAATCGGTTATTGTTGCTCAAGCAATTGTTACAGCTTTGTTAGTTCCGTTTAGTCTACTCATTATCGAGCCTCCTCGGACAAAGCCAACCGGCAAGAATCCGTGGAAGCAAGTCAAAAAGATAGTTCGATATAGTCTGCGCGAGCACCAACAGCTGAAGTGGCTCATCGCCTATGGAGCGGTGGTTACTACACTCACACACACTATGTTTTGGCTTACTCAGCCACTGTTTGAGCAAGTCGGAGTACCCCTTGGCTGGTTTGGAGCGCTGACAGCCTTGTTGTTTGTTAGCCAAGGCCTCTCTGCCAAAGTAAGCATTTGGTATGAACAAAAGCTTGGCAAACGACGGGCCCTGAAGAGCTTTGTACTTATAGGCACAGTTAGCTACGTGCTGATTGGAGCGTTCACTCTAGTGTGGATGCTGCCTGTACTACTGGGCTTTCAGTTCATACGTGGCGCTGCCATGCCAGTCATGAGCGACTATGTTCATGAACATGTTGAGTCTGATATTCGAGCTACGGTGATGAGTGTTAATAGCTTAGCTAGTAAGCTTTTCTATACCTTCGCCGGCCCTGTTGTTGGTTTGGTTGTAGACAACTACTCGCTCAGTGCCGGTTTATGGTTTTCCGCTTTACTTTACGGTACCCTTGGTTGGTTCGTGTTGTCACGAATGAACCGCAATGGTGACCTTTGA
- a CDS encoding cation-translocating P-type ATPase, which yields MVIILLIAAVVSGAVNTISTTNENSEEVKLSATTLVQIQEKIGCDVIDQQGTSTVSQYCLGLPTQQICDTNFVETYDLSQECSPLHQEHESEGYTEALLIFAIVIAIAITGFLNEYRAEKTVEALRKLVSQNTKVLREGKVIEIPSSQLVPGDIVLLEEGQKIPADVRLIEAKSLLINEASLTGESEAVKKTTDAIEEDSALGDQKNMVFSGTFVSSGVGTGVVVATGSSTEIGKIAKLVNEVETEETPMQKKLDALGKQLGIGVIAICAIVFVVIFFFDKEAIDASLVARLIFAFTAAVALAVAAIPEGLAFVVRISLALGARRMAGKNALVRKLSAVEALGSTDTICSDKTGTLTKGEMTVRKLWYDDSYYEVSGTGYGVKGSFSQNGAEVKASELDSLLRIGALCNNSQLKNEHDIIGDPTEAALLASAGKAGIEKEKINKLAKRIEEVPFSSDRKRMSTVHKVKSGYFVATKGAAEAVLDACSHIYLNGKKVKLTAAHKKHIMEANTELASQALRVLGFAYKQSRKPLHKDQEIESDLVFVGLQGMMDPPRVEVTEVIKRVTSEAGMDVIMITGDHAETASAVAAEIGIHGDTVTGLELDKMSQEEFEKRVEKIRVYARVNPEHKIRIVQALKSHGHQVAMTGDGVNDAPAIKAADIGIAMGITGTDAAKEASDMILLDDQFLTIINAIEEGRGIFDNVRKFVNYLLSANIAEVISILFGVLIFQDLLLTAAQLLFINIVTDGLPAVALGSDPAEKGIMRFKPWRFQGSILNKRVWTEMFLFGSMMSIALLIHFGFVFDGPQSDALAKSVAFIGMVVYEMVRLIDIRTDYNIRWFSNPWLSVAIAGSFALLAAVVYVQPLADLFGLVPVGAVHWIAIGIVSVVLFAAMKIANPILDRIMPDVPSS from the coding sequence TTGGTAATTATTTTGTTAATCGCTGCGGTAGTTTCGGGTGCTGTAAATACTATAAGTACTACAAACGAAAACAGTGAAGAAGTTAAGCTTTCAGCTACAACTCTTGTGCAAATTCAAGAAAAAATCGGTTGTGATGTTATTGATCAGCAGGGAACAAGTACCGTATCGCAGTATTGTTTGGGTCTGCCAACCCAACAAATATGTGATACCAATTTTGTCGAAACCTATGACTTAAGCCAAGAATGTTCTCCACTTCATCAAGAACATGAGTCAGAAGGCTACACCGAAGCGCTCCTTATATTCGCCATCGTAATCGCTATTGCAATCACTGGTTTTTTAAATGAATACCGCGCCGAAAAAACTGTTGAGGCGTTAAGGAAGTTAGTTTCACAAAACACCAAGGTTTTGCGTGAGGGTAAAGTTATTGAAATCCCTTCCAGCCAATTAGTACCGGGCGACATTGTACTATTAGAAGAAGGCCAAAAAATACCGGCCGATGTCCGTTTAATTGAAGCAAAGAGTTTGCTTATAAACGAGGCGTCACTAACGGGTGAATCTGAAGCCGTTAAAAAAACCACCGACGCCATTGAAGAAGATTCAGCCCTGGGCGACCAAAAGAACATGGTATTTTCTGGCACTTTTGTAAGCAGCGGTGTTGGTACTGGTGTTGTGGTGGCGACGGGGAGCAGCACAGAAATCGGCAAAATCGCTAAGCTTGTCAACGAAGTTGAGACCGAAGAAACACCAATGCAGAAAAAACTTGACGCTCTTGGCAAGCAACTTGGCATTGGAGTAATAGCGATATGTGCAATTGTTTTTGTTGTCATTTTCTTCTTTGACAAAGAAGCAATCGACGCCAGTCTTGTGGCACGGTTAATCTTTGCATTTACAGCGGCCGTAGCCCTAGCAGTTGCAGCCATACCGGAAGGCTTGGCATTTGTGGTTCGAATTAGTTTAGCGCTCGGAGCGCGTCGTATGGCCGGTAAAAATGCGTTGGTGCGCAAGCTATCTGCTGTAGAGGCACTTGGCAGTACTGACACAATTTGTTCCGACAAAACAGGCACGCTGACAAAGGGTGAGATGACAGTTAGGAAATTGTGGTACGACGACAGCTATTACGAAGTAAGCGGTACAGGCTACGGAGTAAAAGGATCATTCAGTCAAAATGGGGCAGAGGTAAAAGCTAGCGAGCTAGACTCGTTACTGCGCATTGGAGCACTGTGCAATAACTCACAATTAAAGAATGAACATGACATAATCGGCGATCCTACCGAGGCGGCCTTGCTTGCAAGTGCAGGTAAAGCTGGCATAGAAAAAGAAAAAATAAATAAACTTGCCAAAAGAATCGAAGAAGTGCCATTTAGCTCTGACCGAAAGCGCATGAGCACTGTTCATAAAGTAAAGTCGGGCTATTTTGTGGCTACTAAAGGAGCCGCCGAAGCAGTGTTAGATGCGTGTAGTCACATTTACCTCAACGGCAAAAAAGTAAAACTTACAGCTGCCCATAAAAAACACATTATGGAGGCAAATACTGAATTAGCATCGCAAGCTTTACGGGTTTTAGGTTTTGCTTACAAACAGTCACGTAAACCGCTTCATAAAGACCAAGAAATCGAAAGTGACCTGGTATTTGTTGGCTTGCAGGGCATGATGGACCCACCGCGGGTGGAAGTTACCGAAGTTATAAAACGAGTCACCAGCGAAGCAGGCATGGACGTGATTATGATAACTGGTGACCATGCAGAAACGGCGAGTGCTGTAGCGGCCGAAATTGGTATTCATGGTGACACAGTGACAGGACTAGAGCTCGATAAAATGAGCCAGGAAGAATTTGAAAAACGTGTAGAAAAAATTCGTGTTTACGCTCGGGTTAACCCAGAGCACAAGATACGTATTGTCCAAGCTCTAAAGAGCCACGGCCACCAAGTTGCTATGACCGGTGACGGCGTGAACGACGCACCAGCTATCAAAGCGGCCGATATCGGCATAGCAATGGGCATAACTGGTACTGACGCCGCTAAAGAAGCCAGCGACATGATATTGCTTGATGATCAGTTCCTGACAATCATCAACGCCATAGAAGAAGGCCGCGGCATTTTTGATAATGTCCGTAAATTCGTAAATTATCTACTAAGCGCCAATATCGCCGAAGTTATTTCAATACTGTTTGGTGTGTTAATTTTCCAAGACCTATTGTTAACGGCCGCTCAACTTCTATTTATTAATATAGTCACCGACGGTCTGCCGGCTGTAGCTTTGGGTTCAGACCCAGCAGAAAAAGGCATAATGCGCTTTAAGCCATGGCGTTTCCAGGGGTCAATCTTAAATAAGCGCGTCTGGACAGAGATGTTCTTGTTTGGCAGCATGATGTCGATTGCTTTGTTGATTCATTTCGGATTTGTCTTCGATGGTCCTCAGTCAGACGCACTAGCTAAATCGGTGGCCTTTATTGGAATGGTTGTCTATGAAATGGTTCGACTTATAGATATACGCACTGACTACAACATACGCTGGTTTTCTAACCCGTGGCTTAGCGTAGCTATTGCGGGTAGCTTTGCGTTACTTGCAGCGGTTGTGTACGTCCAACCACTGGCCGACTTATTTGGACTAGTACCAGTCGGTGCTGTGCACTGGATAGCTATCGGAATTGTTTCGGTAGTATTATTTGCAGCCATGAAAATCGCCAACCCGATTTTAGACCGGATTATGCCCGACGTGCCCAGCTCGTAA
- a CDS encoding NAD(P)/FAD-dependent oxidoreductase, with translation MQNLQFRYKKEARMGSRNKGYDYDLIVIGSGSGGNVAASIVAKTGKRVAIADEAPKLGGECPNWACVPTKALLRAGEFLEMAHEAPKYGIKTGKVSVDWKKVKAYKDLVVSRTGTSSAESFFKSQNIDVLHGHAHFLDKHTVTIKRKRYTARKFLIASGTKSFIPPIKGIEEVGYITYEQALDVAKPPKSLAVIGGGAIGCEFAQIFNTFGSKVIQFEAFDRLLGREEPEVAELTKAIFTKKGIAVKTGTIVHSVEKKGAKKVLHFGDGTHKGTVSVDEVLIATGKVPNVDLGLENAGVKYTRHGIETNLTMQTSQTNIFAAGDVVGPYAFTHTAAYQSRLAGHNMFARKENRSRADYHNIPRCVFVSPEVASVGITEQEVRDHGIKPKIGLSAVNTIGRSNTENAKTGLIKIVCNQKGTILGASIVAPRAGEMIHELAVAIKYRAHAHDIADMIHAFPTWSEAVKLACAKVK, from the coding sequence ATGCAAAATCTGCAATTTCGCTACAAAAAGGAGGCACGGATGGGTTCTAGAAACAAAGGCTACGATTACGATTTAATAGTTATAGGGTCTGGTTCTGGCGGGAATGTCGCTGCCAGCATTGTTGCAAAAACAGGTAAACGAGTGGCAATAGCCGACGAAGCACCAAAGCTTGGCGGTGAGTGCCCTAATTGGGCATGCGTACCAACAAAAGCTTTACTTCGCGCCGGAGAATTCTTAGAAATGGCCCACGAGGCACCAAAATACGGCATTAAAACCGGTAAAGTTAGTGTTGACTGGAAAAAAGTTAAAGCCTACAAAGACTTGGTTGTATCACGAACTGGCACCAGTAGCGCAGAAAGTTTTTTTAAATCACAGAACATAGATGTTCTTCATGGCCACGCACACTTTTTAGACAAGCATACCGTTACTATTAAGCGAAAACGCTACACTGCTCGCAAATTCTTAATTGCTTCTGGAACAAAGAGTTTCATTCCACCAATCAAAGGAATCGAAGAAGTTGGCTATATTACCTACGAACAAGCACTTGATGTTGCTAAGCCACCAAAATCACTGGCTGTTATAGGTGGGGGCGCCATTGGTTGTGAGTTTGCGCAAATATTTAACACCTTCGGCAGTAAAGTAATTCAATTCGAAGCCTTTGACAGACTGCTTGGCCGCGAAGAACCAGAGGTGGCTGAACTCACAAAGGCTATTTTTACGAAAAAAGGCATTGCCGTTAAAACTGGAACGATTGTGCACAGTGTTGAGAAAAAAGGTGCTAAAAAAGTACTCCACTTTGGCGATGGCACGCATAAAGGCACTGTTAGCGTTGATGAAGTTCTTATTGCAACTGGTAAAGTCCCGAACGTTGACCTTGGCTTAGAAAACGCTGGCGTAAAATATACCCGCCACGGTATCGAAACTAACCTAACAATGCAGACAAGCCAAACTAATATTTTTGCTGCTGGAGATGTGGTAGGACCTTATGCCTTTACTCACACCGCTGCCTACCAAAGTCGCTTAGCTGGACACAACATGTTTGCCCGCAAAGAAAACCGTTCCCGTGCCGACTACCACAATATCCCTCGTTGCGTATTTGTTTCCCCAGAAGTTGCCAGCGTTGGTATAACTGAACAAGAAGTTCGGGACCACGGTATTAAACCAAAGATCGGACTAAGTGCCGTCAACACAATTGGTCGCAGCAATACAGAAAACGCCAAAACAGGCTTAATTAAAATTGTTTGTAACCAAAAAGGTACAATCTTAGGAGCCAGTATTGTTGCTCCGCGAGCTGGTGAAATGATCCACGAACTAGCTGTTGCTATAAAATACCGAGCGCATGCTCACGATATTGCAGACATGATCCACGCCTTCCCTACCTGGAGCGAAGCGGTTAAGCTAGCCTGCGCTAAAGTTAAATAG
- a CDS encoding TfoX family protein, with product MTITQFKDYLVDEVFALLGDSLSVKRMFGGFGLYLDGRIFAVVLSDGQLALKVGDNNRQDFIDTGCKQWVYEGHKNKKPTTMPYWYAPALLFDDQLVAAEWARKSAVNSQ from the coding sequence ATGACAATAACCCAATTCAAAGATTATCTCGTAGACGAGGTTTTCGCCTTGCTTGGCGACAGTCTAAGTGTTAAACGGATGTTTGGTGGTTTTGGGCTGTATCTAGACGGTAGAATTTTTGCGGTTGTTTTAAGCGACGGCCAGTTAGCTCTTAAAGTCGGTGACAATAATCGACAGGACTTTATTGATACTGGCTGTAAACAATGGGTGTATGAAGGGCATAAAAACAAAAAACCGACTACTATGCCGTACTGGTACGCACCGGCCTTATTGTTTGACGATCAGCTAGTGGCAGCAGAGTGGGCAAGAAAATCAGCGGTCAATAGCCAATGA